Genomic window (Sphaeramia orbicularis chromosome 7, fSphaOr1.1, whole genome shotgun sequence):
AATGCATCAAAAACAAAGCATCTCTGTGAGAGAAACCCACCTCATCAAATATCTTACATAAAGGGCCTGAGCATTGTGATTCTTATTTGCAGTGGTATGATAAAGAAAATGTTAAGTAGAAAATTACTCAGCTGACAAATCTAACTACAATTGATAGAAACTGAATAAAGAGCTCAGACATGATACTGATATTGTGATAGTTCTGAACaagtcatttgtttgtttatattatcgCCATCATCTGAGTGTATAGTCTTATGATCCTGCACCAGTCTGGTTGTTCCTCACCACTTAGTGCGGGCCATTGTGTGAACTCCACACAGGGAAGAGATTAATTTAGAGATTGTTGTTCCTTCTACATTAAATTCTGTGTTTGGGTTTCAGGAATGGAAAGCATCAGCGTGGAAACGGGCTGGGATGGGTTAGCCCTCTCCTCTCTGGTCACCGCAGGAAGGAGTAACTTCTCTTCCTCGTCCTTGTTTGTTTCTGAACTGAACTCCTTCAACACGTCTCACAGCGGGGGATCCTTCTTCGGGATATTTCCTGAGAATGGCTCCACTACCACACCTCACACGCTGCCCCAGCCCAAGGTCAGAGACCTGGGCCTGGCCCGGGCTGAGATCGCAGTTCTTGGGGTGGTGCTGGCTCTAACCACCCTGGGGAACAGCTTTGTCCTGTGGGTgctgctgaggaggaggaagcacAATGCACCGATGCACGTCTTTATGGTTAACCTATGTGTGGCTGACCTGGTAGTGGCTTTTTTTCAGGTGAGTTTATCGGTCACTTGATAAGGGTGGAGGTCAAGTTTGTTTTCTGTTGCTAAGCACGCATAAAATGAAGTCTTGTCTTTGTTAACTTCTGTTTTGATGACTTCCCATACAATAACCTAGAAAAAGATTAAAATGTGACTCTGCCTCCTCCCAGGAGACAAAAGTCCACAAAAGGCCAACCAAGATAAACATTTAGCCCtttaatttattcattccaaATATCATTCCATtaaatttacagattcattttacAAACTCAATTATTGCTCtattcttctgttctgttctgttctgttctgttctataagTACATCATATGTTCTTACTTCTGATGTCATGTGAGAACCATGGGCTCAGAAAACATCCCCATTTTGAGCTTTACGACAATGTAGTTAATACTAGAGGGTTTTCAAAGGGGTCTTGTAGCTTAGGAAGGAGAAGTCTCTCATACTTCAGGAGGACTTCTTTTGACACTTCATGCTATATATAGTAAGGTGTACATCAGTGGTAGAAGAAGTATTCATATCCTTTACTCAATATATCACACCGCGAAAATCTCCCTAAACAAGGAAAGTTCTGAACcctattaaaaaaaagcaaatatataTACATCATATATTTGTAAcatcactgtcctgtgagaaccatgtaTCTCCAAAAGTCGACTTTTTgtcagctcagaaaaacaggtcaGGTTTCTgctttgtgacaatgcatttttcATGTAATCCAAGAGGGCTTTCAAGGAGTTGATTCAGTTTAAGAAGGAGGAGGCTTCATTTTCTCAATTCACAATGGAACATTTAATCCTTTAATTTATCACAAATGTTCAAAATCAACATGTACATCAAGCAAAAGGACTGCATATGAAAACCAACCTTTCTCTTAACTTGGGTACCATGTTAATTCATGTACACTGACCCTTTTTCTCAATAAAGAGTAAAGAATTTGGCAACAATTGgatttcactggacaggaaaggCATGATAAATTGTAATCTGACTAATAACTGCTGTCAGATGAATGTAGTAGAGTAAAAGTATAGCATTTGTTGCACAGATGTACTGGGGGAGAAGTATATGTGTTTAGTTTATTTGAGTACATCTCAAAATTATAAAGTGAAGCATTGATGTGACAAGGTGATAAAATGCAGTCTGAGTGCAATGAATGATGGTAATGCATTGTATTGTGTGTAAAGGGTTGAGGTTAATATTGACCGAGCTCTTTTGACGAGCAAAAGACATTTTTCTTTGAAGTCTCTGTACTACAATGCTTTATTGTATTTAAATAATAATTTCTTTTTACATCTGTTTTCTTAGGTTCTTCCTCAGCTGATCTGGGATATCACGGAGAGATTTCAGGGGCCTGACTTGCTCTGCCGGTCTATCAAGTACTTGCAGATTGTTGGCATGTTTGCCTCTTCATATATGATAGTTGCCATGACAGTAGACCGGCACCATGCCATCTGCTGCCCTTTGCAGGCCTATCGAGGGGGGGCAATGTCCCGCTGGAACACCCCAGTCATGGTGGCATGGGGCTTGGCTTTAGTCCTCAGCATACCACAGGTAGGGAGTGGCAagcacagacaaaaacaaaacctcttgttgcacagacacacacgcaaAAAACACACATGGTGAAATAGGAAATGAGTTCTCAGCAGGCGTTCACACCCTGATTTCTATACAGCAGAGCTCAAGACTGTGTTATTTTTAGCTGCACGAGGTCACTGCAGTTCAGCTAGTGGAGAAGAATAGTGACAGTCGTGTCTGCTGGCGTGCTGACCACCCTCCATTTGTTGGATCTGTCAGGTGTTCATCTTCTCTCGCTCAGAAGTGGCGCCTGGTGAGTTCGAGTGCTGGGGACACTTTACCGAACCATGGGGGCTGAAGGCCTACGTCACCTGGATGACTGTGGCAGTCTTCCTGCTGCCTGCGCTCATCATTACCATCTGTCAGGTAATACTGGTTGTACTGCCTTTATATTTCATCCATACAAAACAGCTCTTGGCTCCACTATAACCTTCATCTTAAGCTGATCAATAGGGTGGAAGAGTATTACCTGAAATGAGGCCTGCTTTATTGGGACTTAATGGAGATTCAGCTCATAAATTGCCAATAGACCACAATATTAACTGAGTGAATAAAAGGAATACATTAAACCTTTTAATATTCAGTGCATCATTCTCATGTGAAGTCAGCAACACAGACAGCAAATAATAGCTCAGTGCATTTGTACCTGAATGATACAAATGCACCATGTATGGTGTATGTTGCATATAGATTTTTTCTGCAGTTGGTAAAATTTACTGATCAAAAACATAGACAAGGTGTCACAAAAACACTGGCAGGTTAAAAGTAGACATAACACTATATAATGGGtaatatttaaaggggtcatattttggtaaacccacttttattagtctttggtacatttatttgtgtattttgggaccctaatagttccaaaagtttgaatttgaaccctccaggtgctgtacaGCTGTCTTCATATTCGTTTTGGCAAAAaatgagtggatttctgcaacctgttttaattcctgcttaatttgttacatctataactgagagcagcacagccaacaacctggagggggtggggtgtgaagtggctcatgtgcatttaaagggccagcgctcaaaatgacctttctcgtgtcattactcagaaatagggttgaagatggacctgttgaGTTTAATTATTGAAGAAGTCAGACCCGAGCATATCACTTATAGTTTATGTAGCTCAGTGGTTCTTGAATGGGGGTAtgcgtacccctgggggtacgtgaaggcactccagggggtacatgagattttaaaatatatttaaaaagcagcatccatgcaaaaatcctttaaaaataattactaAATTGATTAAATATTTCAagaaaatatataagttcataaaattaattttatattcagtaggctattcaatttcatcatcctaaaaacccagagtctcccccataccagaatggttcaACCCAACCTGTCAttatgccacctagcatcacctgtaaatcacttgaaaactcaaacaatggagtcatgcttgaagcgtaattcttttgaaaacacGGAGGGACAAGTGGCAAAGAAGGCCAAACCAGAGCCAGCAAAATTTTAGCTGTATCTTgaagattatgttttatttggatttacGTCCACAAGTTGCAACCCACCCAAGGCACTGTGCTTTTTCTGTGGGGAGAAACTAGATAACAGTAGCATGAAgcaaatgaaaattatttttatgaagACAAATCTTTCTTTATAATTAAGCTAAtgatttctttttgagaacagatctttactatgatcccaaaggaggacactttatgttgataattatttttatgtgcacaactctttatttataattaagttaattatttctttctttttatttctaaatGCTTCAAGGGAGACCattacaaatggagttccaaagtttaataaatcagacactgatggcacagcattctgttttaagtcatttttttcaaccaaaaatgctttgcacTGGTTAGGgagtacttggctgaaaaaatatttcacagggggtacatcactgaaaaaaggttgggaaccactgatgtagaccacagggaaatattttaaaatgcataatttcatttaaaaaaaaaaaacaagctaaatATCACTGTTAAATTGGTATATGCAATATGTTTGTGAGATTCACTCACTTTGATTCATGTAAAATGAATGGATCTGTGAGAGGACGTAAGAATAAGACAAGCAAAACACTGAAATGACTCTTACACAACTCAGTTACAAAATGACATAACAATTTGAAATTATTTGCATAATTTGTGCATGTGGACATTTTGCCAACCTGATATTTTCCTGCACGTTCGGGCCTCTAATCCACACATAAAGAacattttagatttagatttttaaaacACTGTGATTTTTTAAATCTAACTTTCAATTCACACTTCTCGTTGCATGTGTGATGAACatacacctgaaacatcaaatataggtcatatacatatatacagcaGTTTATTACTTGTAGATCATTGTCAGCATTTGCATTTTGGAGACAGAAACAGATAAGTCTTTACAATATAAAGAATACACTTTACAACACAGATCAACACTTAAGGTGTTATAACTTAGGTTGGTGTAAGTTGTAAACGCAGCTAGGTCCAGTATTATCTGAAGATCCACCGTGTCTACAGTTAAAGTCCACCTTTAAAGTCCAGACTATGGTTTGTCTGATGGTTATCGCAGTTTGTCGTGATTTTTGCATTGTAATGTACatagagatattttgtaaaaccaAGGTTGCATGGCATTTTTTTAAAgggggaggagaaaaaaaatcaagattctagattctttattgtcattcaacgtGTGAAATGGAGAACAAAATTCTGATCTATAGGATCAATAGTGAGGTAGACATTTGAAAAGAACTACACATAGACACgtatataagcatttagcttctgcctaagCCTGTTCAGTCTGAACAGAATTCACAGTTGGCTGACTTCAAATCCGCCTCATTGATTATATGTTCTGTATTATggaagatgactgaataaacttaaaccttaaacatttaaatagaaaaacatgcaattttcaaaatagaaaaacaacaaaaacagaatgcaaataaataataataataataattataataattataataataaattaacaTGGAGGAGAAGAAAGTGACTGGAAAATGTAAACAGATTAATGCACGTTTTATTGTAATAAATGTGGCTGAATATTACACTGTGTCATTATATTGCACGTAAATGAATGGCACCAGAGTGAGTTATTGGTCAGTTCTGGTATGAGTTGAACATTCTTATTCATCCGTGTAGCATCTGTTTCTGAGCCTGGTGGTTCTGGCTCTGATGCTGCAGTCTCCTGCCTGATGGAAGATGGACAAACAGGCAGTGTGAAGGGTCCATTTAGGAAAATATCCCTCTTAGTGTAGATGGCATTAGTTACAGCCCACATAGAGCAAGTCCTGATTAATCAGGAGTGGTCAATATATGGCCTAACCAAAGCATCAGGCAAAAGTTCTATACATAAAAATCCTAAATAGGTCTGTATGCATTGTAAAATTAACCGtgacaacaataaaacacaaatcctccccaaaatgttaaatctgcacaaTTCAAATCCCAAACATATCTACACACAATGGCCCAAAGACCACTCAAAAGATTCCATGATGTAGGAAATACAACCCAGCAATGAAACATGTGGCATACATGAAATACTGTTACGTTTTGATGAAGGTTGCACTTGGCAGGCATTGTTTAATAACCCGTATGGGACTGTGGTTGGTGTTATGTAGCATCCCATGGAGGATAGGCATTCTGGGCTGTCTCCCATCAGCCCTGCTGCTCTATTTAGGGAAAGATATTTCCAGGGTCTAGCTATTTCCCCTAATTAACACGACGTTTGGAGGACCATTGCTGAGACCACTGCTCAGAAAATGTGCCCACTCTGAGAGCCTCCTGCCAGGAAAAGGAATGTACTAGATTTCAGCCAAACATAGAATCCATggccttttttttaattatcacatTTCAAATCAAGAGGACTCTTTAGACACTTTGTCAGAAGTAGTGTAAAATGTAGCTTCTCCTCAGCAAGAGGAAATAATCCAGAAAGTTTCAGCTGACTCAGCTGGAGAACTATGTAGCTCACTTCACGGTGTGGTTTAGCTTGGAATACTTTTAAACCATGTCCTCATAAACCCTCTTTCAAGCCTAAAGGTGCTAAAAGAACAATGGTTAATAGCAGTAAACCTTAAATAGTCTACATAAGATGGTAAAAATAGGCACATGAACAAATCATGTGTAATTATCTGCTTTcaagttattttttgcagtttagGAGTATGCCAGAAATCATTTTGATGCATTTTATGGCTGAATTTTACAGTTGTTACTCAGATTGTAATGGTGAAGGAGTAGTGGTATTTTGTAATGCTACATAAAAATGTCCGGCACTGATTTATGGATCATAGTGAAGTAGCCAGCACATGGCTCTTTCGCATTTCAAATTGCCCATCAGTGTTACTGTGCAGTAAAGCCGAAATTAGATTGTCTACAAAGACAAGCTTTCAGAGCTGGCACGTGTCAGTCATGAAATGAAATACTCTGACTCTTAGCTGTTCTGATATCTATGATGATGGAAGAATCTTGTTTCTTTTGACAAAGTGTGCTTTGAAAATGATTGTTATCTTTCAGATAAGAATCTTCAGGGAGATTCACAACAACATCTACCTGAAGTCAGAGCGGATGGTGATGGCTGAGCTTAAGAAGAATGAAATCCTCTTCCGCTTCCACAGTTTTAAAAAGGATGAGGAGCGGGCCAGGGAGAGGGGCAGACGGGCATCTGGAGGGAGCAGGGATGGGAGAGGAGGCCAACTTTTAAAGGGTGTGAATAACAGCCCTCACAATAACACCCATGGCAGCAAAGTGGGAGAGTGTTACGACTATGTACCATCATCTCTTCAGTACAGCAGTTGCTGTGGAGAACATGTGACTGCAGCAACAACATCATCTGTGCAGCAGCCAGCGCTGAACTGTTCAGATTGCCAAGAGTCCAACACATCCTACGAGCCAGCCTCAGGATCCCCGTGTTGTTCACTTGAATACCCGCCAACCCAACGCCCACCCACTCCACCCCAAGCATCACTAAAGCCATGTCCAAGACTGTGAGAATGACCCTGGTCATCGTTTTAGTCTACACTATCTGCTGGTCCCCTTTCTTCATAGTCCAGCTGTGGGCAGCCTGGGACCCCAACCCTCCAGACCAAGGTCAGTTAGACCAACCTGTGTTTATTTATTCCAATACATAGTGGAGTACAAAGCCATGCTCATTAGACACCTTAACTATTTATCACTATTCAGGACTTTAACagtttcagaaaaaaatttacaaaaatttaATGAACCAACCATccaaccagtcagtcagtcaatcagccaaccaaccaaccaaacaaccaactGGTCGGTCGGTCATGGTGTATAGTGTAGAGTGAAATACACTCCTTCAAGACATGAATCAGCAAAACAGGTGGATCATCCTGCTAGGGTTTACTTTGCTCGCTTTACATTTTGACCCTAATTATCACTTACATAACACATATACATTGGGACATTGCTGTGTGTCTGCAGTTCAAcctcagaaaacaacaaaaatatatagATGTTGTAAAACTCTCTTGAATATGTTACTTATCTTGTTTTTCTTGAGCGAACTAATCTTTCTTACCACAGTTTACCCATTTAATTGCCCTTAATGTTCAAACCCTTGCTGTTTCACACTCCATGCGGCCAAAAAACAAACGCCAAATGATTAAGTCTGGTTTATAACAACAACCTGTGATTGATTCTGTTCTGTGCTCACTCATCATTCAAAGGACACCTCACTCTAGCTTAGATGTGGCAACAGCAAGAGGAGGTCAAAAACAGTGTTTCCCAGGAAATCCTGAGCTGACATTTCTGGCGTCTGTACATTTTGGCACACAAACAGAATCTGTTGATCCAGTGATGAAGCAAGCAGGCCGAGGCTTAATTTGTGACAGATTCTACACACTGACTGGGTGTCCTGTGATCTAAAGCTAAAGACAAACACCAGAGGCCAGTAAATAACCTGTTTATAACCCCCGCTGCTTTTGCAACAGGGCCAGATGTTGACATTTCATCAACAATGATCCATGCCAGCTGCTCACACATTTAGGAGAAATCACAAGCACAACACACAGAGTGAGTAGATGAGCAAACACACCCgcacacatgcatatacagtgTACAAACATGAGATACAAATATGAATTAATGTAACTGGTCGTGTCAGACACTGTGTTGTGAGTGTTGTGTTTGAGGAAGAGACTTGTACATGCATAACTCTGGAGGCAGTCTTTGTTTAATCTTTAAAGCTCCTGACGAAAGCAGCATAaatacaaaaacctccggtcagtaagTTCCATAAAGCATACCCCTCTCCCATGGAGATCAGGAACAATAGGGTGAATAcattacattattaaaacagTATAGCATACCTGACGGAAGcagcataaattaaaaaaaacaaaaaaaacaccggTCAGTAAGTTCCATAAAGTATGCCCCTACACAAGTTAAATAACATGGAAATATGTTTTAGTACATTGTAAGCGCTTCATAGAAAGTTTGAGCTAGCTAGTAAACTTAAAAATGCAATTAGCAGAGGCCACAACAAAGATTTCCTCCAACTCCAAGGCAGCTTACCATCTCCCATGGAGATCAGGAACAATAGGGAAGTCGTAAAGGTGCGAAAATGCTAGCGGGTAGTGTCACACTATAAAGTAACCGTTGGGttacagactcaaattaaaagttccacatactgactcggagGTCCAACCTGTCTGGTAGTAACTCAAATAAATGAAAAGAGAATAAACAGATTTTATGTAATTATAACACTAACTAATATACAATATAAtttacatacccacattgctgctgaaTAATTGACCTTGTTACATTAACATTAATAAGTCCTCAGAGGTAGATGATTCCTGGCCCCCTCCCTTTCACACACATTGCAGATTATTATCAGCTGTGTATTTTAATTCTGTGGCATTTTGTCCTCATCTATTGTCCTTAGTTGGCTCCAGGGGAAGCATGTTTAAGTTATTACATAAAAGACTTATTATTAGaggaaaacagcaaaaacaaaaagaggaagtATGTGTGGTTATGTCTTTCTGGGATATTTAAAGTGCCCTTATTATTATTCCTGctggaaataaaattaaaaacataatcATTAATTGTTCATATTCACACTGAATAGCTGTGGTAAATATTAGTGTTTGTTTCATATAGAAGGGAAGAGGAGGATAATCCTATGATATACCAAGGACGATTGTTCTCATTTGGGTCTGAAATTATCCATCTGTACGCCATCATTTCCCTAAGCATACCTACATTTAACATAAATACACTGGGACTTTGACTAACGGCTgcaattaaaaaacagaaaacaaacaaagccACAAACACAAACTACCTGTGAACTGCGTTTTCCctttatttgtcagttttgttttttttttaatcattctttCTCTAAGTTTGAGGCTAGTCCTCCAAAAGTGTAAAATGCAACATGTAAATACATTTGCATATCTTAATGGCATTTTTATTTCAGATGAGTAAATAggttttaatatatatacatattttcatcagtttttcacCTTGGTAGCTTGTATCCAAGAGAGAACTCGGGTGAAGAAAGGAGTGTTGTCTCATTCTCAAACTACAGTTATTTTACAGTGAGTATTTTTGTGCATGTGATGTTTTTGTTAGACACATACACTGGAGAGATACAGGAAACATGAGACAGTCAGTAGGGGAATAAcaagaaacaaatggcccagccAGAAGAGACCCTAACCCATGACTCACTGGTACTTACACACTCCAACCCCTCAGCTGTTGGGCTGCCCCATCTCATCAGCTCTTATAATGTATTTACATCTGCTTCTAAGTCCTGTTTTGTAACATGTGCATGTGTTCCCTCTGCAGGAGTGGCCTTCACTATTCTGATGCTGCTGGCCAGTCTGAACTCTTGCACCAACCCGTGGATCTACACGGCCTTCTCCAGTAGTGTGTCCAGAGAGCTGCAGAACCTGCTGCACTGCGGGTCACGACATGGCCGCCGGGGCTCACTCCCAGATGACTCCACCACCACGCACACCTCCACCACCAAGGACAACATGTACTGACAGATGACTGACAAAGATATGTTTGAAAAATCATGCACGGCTGCACAAATGCCCCATTTGCAAGGACACGCTGTTGCACACAATGCCGCCACCACCTCCAGTGTCTCTGCCTGAAAACAGAGCACTGACCTCTACCAGATGTTTCCACCAACAAAAGACAGCTGCACTGTCAACAGGACTTCTATCTGTAATCACCTATGCTCCCCACCTCAGCTATGAGGAAGGGTGTCACTGAGGATGTCAACACCATTTTATGGAGGCACAGTGGAATACGCAGCGACAACGAGCGACAGATCTGCAATGCGAAATGGCCTTGAATGTAAAAAGATTTTCACCTCACTTGCTAATAAGTAGGACATTGTACAATAAGTCCTACAACAAAATGTCTGGCCCTGTTCAGACAGAGCAGGACTGCAGGAATGCAAGGGGTGGATCACTGTGTTAATGGCCTTATGGCACGCCTAATGTACAAAGCAGCAGACAAAGCTATGGGTGTAGAAAAAACAAAGCAGCGCGCTAAGAAAGAGTGAGAGACATTTAGAGACAGCAGGAGAGAGCGAGACAGCTGCTGGACTGAGAACAGACAGGGGATGACATGGATGTTACAGGGGCGGCCCTCAGAAGGCTGTACACGAAATCtaataatgtgaacaaactttgttaaATCAAAGAAAACGGATTAGAGATGGATGCTTGAGGCTGAATTCATATTCTCTCAGGAGGAATCCGGTTTCAAGGAACAATAGTGATTTGTTAGTGGGCTGGACAAAGGACAGTGCAGACATGCTCCATGAGGAACTGCAACACCGCAGATCAATGCAAACAGTCAGAGGGGctgacagaaacaaacacaaGTGAGAGGGGGTGGGTTACGGTCCAGAAGAATACAAATGAACAATCCAGGTTTCCGCAACCAACTGGGACACAATTATGTGGTTGTATTTTGTACAAACATAGTGTATGAGGTACACAAATCACCTTCCTGTCATGCTCTCCTGAAAATATGAAACATGAACCTGAACATTACTTAAGAGACAGAAAGGAAACAAGAAATATTATTCATTCCATGTACAGTAATAGACATtgtaaagtatatttattgaaaacaTATGGCACATTAAATATGATTACGTTTTGTGCAAGATAAATGTTGAATGTAAATCGTAGGATTGTAATGTTTTTTGTTAATGTGTGTCAGTAGAAGGAGATGTCAATCCAAAGGTTTTCTACGACTGTAGAATCTCATCAGGTCTTAAACGTACAACTCTTAAATATGTTGGGTTGGAGACACCATATTAAGCAAAGAACAGAAGAGCATCACTTCATGTCATCAACCTCATGTCGTTTTTAGAAAAGTTTCATGTCAACATGGAAAATACTCGTCGTCATATTAAGTGCCTGTAAATGTCAGCTGACATTttaggggggtgggtgggggggtggggggctcccTCAGTGGATTAATCTCCAAGTGATGTCAGCCATGTTATTCTTGGAAGGAGCTACCGCTACAGCAGGGATCTTTGGACATGTTATATCACACCATGAGCCAtgtgttattttatttctatatttattgttGTATAAATGAAATAATACAGAATATATCACTATCAATTTCTGTTGCAGCCTTAAGTTTATACACAGTTTTTATATCACCTCCGTCAAAAGAAATGTATTATGCCCTGCAACTGCATGACTTAAAATAGTAATAtcatgagtctttttttttttaatataaattaattATTATATAAGCTACCACAAGCACTAGATGTGATACCTTTTTGTTTGTATGAAATGAAATTAGAATTTGCTGTATGTGGTCAAGCCATACATTTCAGATTAGTTGTTCCTGAAAATAAGcctgtattttttttaccttttgtttGGTTCTGCTGACTCAGTCtcaaacagttgttttttttttcactgttcagCAAGTCTGCAGGACAATACCGGGATGCTTTCAAGGTGTCTCAGGACTGCCTGTCTGGGTCGAAGGAGAAGCCTCACCTTTTCCTCTGTGCAGCCAAAGTGTTTGGGCTTTCAGCACGCCACTGCGCATTTGATCCCCAGACACAGCCCTCTGCTTTGATTTGTTGCCAAATGCAAGGCTATGGCAACAGCGTCCCGTGTCTCACTTTGTTATATCAGGAAATAGATGAACTTCTCTCAAATCCTCGGGGtgttcatgtattttcctcttccTGTCAGGAAGTTGAGAGGTCAGAAGATGACTCCTTTTTGCTGAAAGAGCCAGACTTGGGTTCCTTCCAGATTGATGGGAGAGGCCAAATGTGCTTTTACCGTGCATTACACTGACACAACAGAGCATTAATGCAACTAAATAATAAATGTGCTGATGAAAACACCTACAAATACTTACCAAACAGGAAGGACACTCAGAgaatgcagacctctgccaaagccaATAGTCcactcttcttcttgttcttctattattaaacaaacaaaccacaaattctGATCTATGTTATTGTCGTTTTTGTCAGTTGGTACCAATGGGTAGTGTGTGAT
Coding sequences:
- the LOC115422973 gene encoding LOW QUALITY PROTEIN: vasopressin V2 receptor-like (The sequence of the model RefSeq protein was modified relative to this genomic sequence to represent the inferred CDS: inserted 1 base in 1 codon); protein product: MESISVETGWDGLALSSLVTAGRSNFSSSSLFVSELNSFNTSHSGGSFFGIFPENGSTTTPHTLPQPKVRDLGLARAEIAVLGVVLALTTLGNSFVLWVLLRRRKHNAPMHVFMVNLCVADLVVAFFQVLPQLIWDITERFQGPDLLCRSIKYLQIVGMFASSYMIVAMTVDRHHAICCPLQAYRGGAMSRWNTPVMVAWGLALVLSIPQVFIFSRSEVAPGEFECWGHFTEPWGLKAYVTWMTVAVFLLPALIITICQIRIFREIHNNIYLKSERMVMAELKKNEILFRFHSFKKDEERARERGRRASGGSRDGRGGQLLKGVNNSPHNNTHGSKVGECYDYVPSSLQYSSCCGEHVTAATTSSVQQPALNCSDCQESNTSYEPASGSPCCSLEYPPTQRPPTPPXSITKAMSKTVRMTLVIVLVYTICWSPFFIVQLWAAWDPNPPDQGVAFTILMLLASLNSCTNPWIYTAFSSSVSRELQNLLHCGSRHGRRGSLPDDSTTTHTSTTKDNMY